Below is a window of Candidatus Acidiferrales bacterium DNA.
CTGAAAGCGAGGAGATTTCATGCTGCCGGATGCCAGCAATGGGATCATCCATAAGCAAAGCAGTCATTCGGTCGATGAAACGCTCGAAAAACTCAGGAGTATTTTGCAAGCGAAAGCCGTCAAGCTCTTCGCCGTGATTGACCACTCCGGTGAAGCACAAAAGGCCGGGCTGAAAATGCGCCCCACCAAGCTGGCAATTTTTGGTAGTCCCAAGGCAGGAACGCCCCTCATGCTGGCCGCACCAACAATCGCCATTGACCTTCCCTTGAAAATTTTGATTTGGGAGGACGCCAAGGGCAAAGTCTGGGTTTCCTATAACGGTTCGGCCTACTTGCAACAGCGGCACAGCTTGCCCAAGGCGCTGCTGCAAAATATATCCGTTGTCGAAACTTTAGCGGCGGCAATTGCCGGATAATTCCAAGCGTTGAGAATTTTTCAAAATAATCTATAGAGCAGAGGTCGAAGATGACAGCGCCACAGATTGAAAAAGCCGTCGAATCACCCGCACCGGATCTCGCAACGATCCGCGCTGCGCACGAGCGCATTCGCGCGCACATTCATCGCACGCCGGTATTCACTTCGGAGACGCTCGACGCCATGACCGGCGCTCAACTCTTTTTCAAATGCGAGAATCTGCAAAAAACCGGTTCTTTCAAATTTCGCGGCGCAACGAACGCCGTTTTTTCGCTCACCGAGGAAGAAGCCAGGCGCGGCGTCGTCACGGTTTCCTCCGGCAATCATGCCGGTGCGATTTCTCTTGCCGCGCGCCGCCGCAGAATTCCTGCATGGATCGTCATGCCGCGCAACGCCCCGCGCGCAAAGCGCGTCGCAGTGGAGTCCTACGGCGGCCAGGTCACTGAGTGCGAATACGACATCGCATCGCGCGACTCTGTTTGCAAGCAAGTCCAGGAAAAAACCGGCGCGATTCTCATTCATCCGTACAACAACGCGCGCGTCATCGCCGGCCAGGGCACTGCGGCTCTCGAGCTTCTCGAAGACGTTCTCGACCTCGACATTGTCATCGCTCCAGTCAGCGGCGGAGGACTCTTGAGTGGCACGGCCATCGCCGCAAAATCTGTGCGGCCGCAAATTCGTGTCGTGGGTGCAGAACCGAAAAATGCCGACGATGCGTATCGCTCCCTTGCCGCGGGCAAGATCGAATCTGCTGCAAAAACGGAAACTATCGCCGATGGTCTGCGAGCCGTGCTCTGCCCGCTCACGTTTTCGATTCTTCGCCAGCACATCGACGAAATCGCTCTCGTCACCGAAGAGGAAATCATCGCCACCATGCGTCTGCTCTGGGAGCGCTTGAAACTGATCGTCGAACCTTCCGGCGCTGTCTCTGCGGGAATCGTACTCCACAACAAGATCGCTGCACGCGGCAAGCGCATTGGAATCATTCTTTCCGGTGGGAACCTCGACCTCGATCAAATCCCATTCTCGCACCCGGCCGCGTAAGCGCCTCTATTCCTCGAATGGTTTCCAATCGGTCGGCGGAAATGATATCTGCCAGAACCCCGGAACGCTGTGATCGAACTCCACCGGGACTTGAAACCCTTCTCCAAGCGCTTGCGGCATCCGCGTCACGCGGCAACCGATTCGCTGGTGCGTGTGCGCATGCTCCAGAACGAATCTCGCATTCGGCGCAAACCTCTCCGGACAGTGGACCAGCGCTCCGTGGTCATTGACGTTCAAAGTGAATGCGGTCACGGCAGGCGGCTTGCCTTCGATGCTCAGGTGAAGCTTCACGCCCACCCGCAGCGTGACGCGCTGGCTGCGCCGTCGCTCTTCTCCCGGCGCCAGTTGATCTTTTTCGGTTTGGGCAGAATTCTCCGTATTCATGCCGCGGGCTTTCCTATTCGATTAAGATGGGGATGTGTTCTAAGGACAGCAGGCCTGCACCAAACTAAAGCTAGAGATCGATTCCCCAGAAATCCATCTCCGGCTCGATTAGCTCCACGCCCAGCTCCCATCCATCGACTCCCTGTTTGCCCTGATACACGACAATCGCTCCGAGGGTTCGGTGATTCGCCAGGTTCGTAAGCCGCAGGTGCCGTTCCAGAGGCATGGCCCGCGGGCTCACCAGCAGGCAGCCATAGAAGTTCACGATTCGCGTGTGTGCGTTCTCGTGTTGCGCGCGCCCCTGCTGATTTTCTGACCATTCCAGTGCGATGGGAACCTGCGAATTCATCCGCGGTCCGCGTCGCTTTTCTCGCATTTTCCCTTCCAGTGATGCAACTCGGCGTGTCTGCCCTGAGGTAGTCATCGTGATACCCGCTAAATAGAAGCTAATGCTTTTATTTACAATCGATTACGTACCAGCCACTTCGGCGGTCACGTTAGTTCAAAGGAGGCTATATCCGGCAATCGTCTGCGTCAATGGTACTCAATCTGAGGAAAAGCCTGTTCGAATGGCCTGTTTCGGGAATTTGGACGTGTTTAGGTCTGCTCTGGTCTGAGATTTCCCGGGGCCTCTCCAGTGCGTTTCACGCCCGGGACCAGCAAAGGCTCCTCGCCCAGATGCCCCACGGGAGCCGGCTCTAGAGCGCGCTTACGCTCTCCGCGGCCAAGCCACGTCTGGAAAGTATCCATGTACGTGTAAAACACAGGAGTCAGATACAGCGTCACGATTTGCGCAAAGACCAATCCGCCGACGACGCACATACCCAATGGCCGCCGCGAATCCGCGCCCTCGCCCGTTCCCAGCGCGATCGGAATCGTACCCATGATCGCCGCCATCGTGGTCATCATGATTGGCCGGAACCGGATCAGGCATCCTTCCACGGCCGCTTCCGCCGGTGTCGTGTGCCCTGCCTTTTCCAACTCAATCGCAAAGTCCACCATCATGATCGCGTTTTTCTTCACGATTCCGATCAGCATGATGATTCCCACGAACCCGTACAAATCGAGTTGCATGTGGAACAACATCAAAGCCCCCAAGCCTCCAAACGCCGCCGCCGGCAAGCCTGAAAGAATCGTGATCGGATGAATGAAGCTCTCATACAAGATGCCGAGCACGATGTAAATGACGAGAATCGCCATGACCAGCAACAGACCCAAGCCAGTCAGAGATTGTTGGAACGCTTGGGCGGTTCCTTGGAAACTTCCGGTAACGGTCAGCGGCAAGGTATCCGCGGCTACTTTCTGGATTTCATTTACTGCCTGCCCCAGCGAAACGCCCGGCACCAGATTGAACGAAACCGTAACGGACGGCATTTGCCCCAAATGGTTCACGGTCAATGGTCCCAGGCTTGTGCTTATGCTAGAAACCGCATTCAGCGGCACAAGCTGCCCGCCGGTCGAGTGAATGTAAAGATAGGACAGCATCTGCGGGTCTTCTTGATACTGCGGCTCGAGTTCCATGACGACCCAGTATTCATTGGTTGGGGCATAGATCGTCGAAATCCATCTTTGGCCGTATGCCGTATTCAGGGCGTCTTCGATTTGCTCCGGACTTACGCCGAGCGCCATGGCTTTGTCTCGGTCGATGTGAATATCGACTTGTGGGCTCTTGATTTGCAAATCCGTGGTCACATCGGCCAGTCCGGGCAGACCCTTCATCTTGTCGCTCATGATCTGCGCATACTTATAAAGCTGATCCGTGTCTGGACTCACGAGCGAGTATTGATACTGGCTCTTGGTCAGTTGTCCGCCGATGCGAATTGCGGGTGGATTCTGAAGATATACGCGCAGCCCGGGAATGCTGTTCAGCTTTGGCTCCATCTCCTGAATGACGTCGGGGATGGTCATGTGACGCTCGAAAATGGGCCGAATTTCATGGATCACGGCGCCAAGTATCGCCACTTGCCCGTACTTCGCATTCAGATGCTCATAGGTCGGGCTGTCCGTCCAGGGCCGTTCGGAACGGGAGTACAAATGGTCATAGAATTGTCCGATATTCAGTCCGGACGTTCCCGAGGCTTGGATGCTCGAGAAAAATTGCCGTGTGTTGGGATCCGCCTTCACGATCTCGTTCAGTTTCTTCTGATGCGCCTTCATGGCGTCGAAGGAAATGCCCTGCACCGCCTCGGCAAAACCAACCACCTCGTCCTGGTCCTCGTCCGGCAAAAATCCCTTCGGGATCACCCAAAACTGCCACGCTGTCGCAAAAAGCAGTCCCACCCCGATTACCATCACGGTCACGCGATGTCTCATCGACCATCGCAGCGTGACCTCGTACCATCGGAGCATCGCGTCGAACATCCGCTCCAGGGCGTTGTATAACCTTCCGTGGCCGCTCTCGCCTATGTGGGGTCGCAGGAACCGGCTGCACAGCATCGGCGTCAGCGTCAGCGACACGACGCCCGAGACCAGAATAGACGAAATAATCACCACGGCGAATTCGTGCAGCAACCGGCCGAGAATTCCCGCCATGAAAAATACCGGCAGGAAAACGGCTGCCAGGGATAGCGTCATGGAAACAATCGTGAACCCGATTTCCCGCGAGCCATTCACTGACGCTTCAAGCACTCCCTCGCCGTTTTCCATGTGCCGGACGATGTTTTCCAGCATCACGATCGCGTCGTCCACAACGAAGCCCACCGATAGCGTCAGCGCCAGCAGCGATAAGTTGTCAACCGTGTAGTCCAGCAGATACATCACGGCAAACGTGCCGATGATCGACATCGGCAGCGCCATGCTGGGGATAATCGTCGCCCAGGCATTACGCAGGAAAAGAAAAATCACCAGGATGACCAGGAAAATTGCCAGCACCAACGTGAACTTCACGTCGTTCACCGACTGGTTGATGGAAATCGACCGGTCGTGCTCAATCGTCAAAATCATCGACGGCGGCATGATTTGGCGAAAGCCGGGCAGCAGCTTCTTGATGGCGTTGTCGATTTCGATCGTATTCGTGCCCGGTTGCTTCTGAATCGCCAGGATGACTCCCGGCACTGCGTTAATCCAGTTCGCCAGTTTCGCATCGCGAACGCTGTCGTACACGTGCCCGATCTCGTCCAGTCTCACCGGTGCGCCGTTTCGATACGCCACGATGAGCTGGCGGTACGGCGCCGCACTCATCATTTGTCCGTTCGCATGCACCGTGAATGCCTTGTGCGCTCCGTAAAGCGTTCCCGTTGGCATGTTGACGTTCGCGTTTTGAACCGCTTGCTCCGCTTCATCGATGCCAATCTGCCGGCTCGCCATTTCCATTGGGTCCAGCTGGATTCGTACCGCGTAGGGCGTCGATCCGTAAACCGACACTTGCGCCACGCCGCTGACCATCGAAATCTGGTTTCCTAGCAGCGTCTCAGCGTACTCATCGACTTCCGAGATCGGTAGCGTTGGAGACGTTGCACCGAGGAAAAGAACAGGCTGATCGGCGGGATTCACTTTGCGGAACGTCGGCGGTGTCGGCATGTTCGGCGGCAATTGATTCGCCGCTGCCGTGATAGCCGCTTGTACGTCCTGCGCCGCCCCGTCAATGTTGCGGCTCAGATCGAATTGCAAGGTGATTGATGTAGATCCCAGCGCGCTCGTCGAATTCATTGAAT
It encodes the following:
- a CDS encoding DUF302 domain-containing protein, producing MLPDASNGIIHKQSSHSVDETLEKLRSILQAKAVKLFAVIDHSGEAQKAGLKMRPTKLAIFGSPKAGTPLMLAAPTIAIDLPLKILIWEDAKGKVWVSYNGSAYLQQRHSLPKALLQNISVVETLAAAIAG
- a CDS encoding pyridoxal-phosphate dependent enzyme, with protein sequence MTAPQIEKAVESPAPDLATIRAAHERIRAHIHRTPVFTSETLDAMTGAQLFFKCENLQKTGSFKFRGATNAVFSLTEEEARRGVVTVSSGNHAGAISLAARRRRIPAWIVMPRNAPRAKRVAVESYGGQVTECEYDIASRDSVCKQVQEKTGAILIHPYNNARVIAGQGTAALELLEDVLDLDIVIAPVSGGGLLSGTAIAAKSVRPQIRVVGAEPKNADDAYRSLAAGKIESAAKTETIADGLRAVLCPLTFSILRQHIDEIALVTEEEIIATMRLLWERLKLIVEPSGAVSAGIVLHNKIAARGKRIGIILSGGNLDLDQIPFSHPAA
- a CDS encoding efflux RND transporter permease subunit translates to MQIAENFIKRPVMTCLVMAAVLIFGMVAYRDLAVSDLPNVDFPSITVSANLAGASPETMASAIATPLEKQFTTIPGLDSMNSTSALGSTSITLQFDLSRNIDGAAQDVQAAITAAANQLPPNMPTPPTFRKVNPADQPVLFLGATSPTLPISEVDEYAETLLGNQISMVSGVAQVSVYGSTPYAVRIQLDPMEMASRQIGIDEAEQAVQNANVNMPTGTLYGAHKAFTVHANGQMMSAAPYRQLIVAYRNGAPVRLDEIGHVYDSVRDAKLANWINAVPGVILAIQKQPGTNTIEIDNAIKKLLPGFRQIMPPSMILTIEHDRSISINQSVNDVKFTLVLAIFLVILVIFLFLRNAWATIIPSMALPMSIIGTFAVMYLLDYTVDNLSLLALTLSVGFVVDDAIVMLENIVRHMENGEGVLEASVNGSREIGFTIVSMTLSLAAVFLPVFFMAGILGRLLHEFAVVIISSILVSGVVSLTLTPMLCSRFLRPHIGESGHGRLYNALERMFDAMLRWYEVTLRWSMRHRVTVMVIGVGLLFATAWQFWVIPKGFLPDEDQDEVVGFAEAVQGISFDAMKAHQKKLNEIVKADPNTRQFFSSIQASGTSGLNIGQFYDHLYSRSERPWTDSPTYEHLNAKYGQVAILGAVIHEIRPIFERHMTIPDVIQEMEPKLNSIPGLRVYLQNPPAIRIGGQLTKSQYQYSLVSPDTDQLYKYAQIMSDKMKGLPGLADVTTDLQIKSPQVDIHIDRDKAMALGVSPEQIEDALNTAYGQRWISTIYAPTNEYWVVMELEPQYQEDPQMLSYLYIHSTGGQLVPLNAVSSISTSLGPLTVNHLGQMPSVTVSFNLVPGVSLGQAVNEIQKVAADTLPLTVTGSFQGTAQAFQQSLTGLGLLLVMAILVIYIVLGILYESFIHPITILSGLPAAAFGGLGALMLFHMQLDLYGFVGIIMLIGIVKKNAIMMVDFAIELEKAGHTTPAEAAVEGCLIRFRPIMMTTMAAIMGTIPIALGTGEGADSRRPLGMCVVGGLVFAQIVTLYLTPVFYTYMDTFQTWLGRGERKRALEPAPVGHLGEEPLLVPGVKRTGEAPGNLRPEQT